The Arachis hypogaea cultivar Tifrunner chromosome 19, arahy.Tifrunner.gnm2.J5K5, whole genome shotgun sequence genome has a window encoding:
- the LOC112776545 gene encoding protoheme IX farnesyltransferase, mitochondrial → MRLKLRKEFFPFYSKSKLINHNTNHNYLTRHYRQLHSSAADLSAPATATATATKTTTDLVSLTRHYATCYWQLSKARLSMLVVATSGTGFVLGSTSAVDLSALSWTCMGTMMVAASANSLNQVFEVKNDAKMKRTSRRPLPSGRISIPHAVGWASSVGLGGTALLATQANLLAAGLAASNLVLYAFVYTPLKQIHPVNTWVGAVVGAIPPLLGWAAASGDICLNAMILPAALYFWQLPHFMALAYMCRDDYAAGGFKMYSLADESGRRTALVALRNSIYLIPLGFLTYDWGVTSEWFCLESTALTLAISAAAFSFYRDRTREKARRMFHASLLYLPVFMSGLLIHRRSDNQQPLEDNATSFVKSSSSAETIELEDENGNQKMERQSNRRQARPPVAYASAAPFPFLPAPSYNVP, encoded by the exons ATGAGGTTGAAGTTGAGGAAGGAATTCTTCCCCTTCTATTCGAAATCGAAACTCATCAATCATAATACTAATCACAATTATCTGACACGTCATTACCGTCAACTGCACTCCTCCGCAGCGGATCTCTCAGCTCCGGCGACGGCGACGGCGACGGCGACGAAGACGACCACCGACTTGGTCTCGTTGACCCGCCACTATGCCACCTGCTATTGGCAGCTCTCCAAAGCTCGCCTAAG CATGCTCGTGGTTGCGACATCTGGCACCGGATTTGTCCTCGGAAGCACCAGTGCTGTTGATCTTTCCGCTCTCTCTTGGACCTGTATGGGTACCATGATGGTTGCTGCTTCCGCCAACTCTCTCAATCAGGTTTTTGAGGTAAAAAATGATGCCAAAATGAAGAGAACGAGTCGAAGGCCTCTACCTTCAGGACGAATTTCAATACCTCACGCAGTTGGATGGGCATCCTCTGTTGGTTTAGGTGGCACTGCACTCCTTGCCACTCAG GCTAATTTGTTGGCTGCTGGCCTTGCTGCTTCCAACCTTGTTTTGTATGCATTCGTGTATACTCCGTTGAAGCAGATTCATCCTGTTAATACATGGGTGGGGGCTGTTGTCGGAGCTATTCCACCACTTCTGGG ATGGGCTGCAGCTTCTGGTGATATTTGCCTAAATGCAATGATTCTTCCAGCTGCTTTGTATTTTTGGCAGTTACCTCATTTTATGGCCCTTGCCTACATGTGCCGGGATGATTATGCTGCAGGAGG GTTTAAGATGTACTCTCTTGCTGATGAATCTGGGCGGAGAACAGCACTTGTGGCTTTGAGGAACTCAATATATCTTATACCTTTGGGGTTCTTAACTTATGATT GGGGTGTGACCTCTGAATGGTTCTGTCTCGAGTCCACTGCACTTACCCTTgcaataagtgctgcggcatttTCATTCTACAGAGACCGCACTAGAGAAAAGGCTAGAAGAATGTTCCATGCCAGCCTTCTTTATCTTCCTGTGTTTATGTCCGGGCTTTTAATTCATCGTCGTTCTGATAACCAACAACCTTTAGAAGACAATGCAACGAGTTTCGTGAAGTCTTCATCCTCTGCAGAGACTATAGAGCTGGAAGATGAAAATGGTAACCAGAAGATGGAGAGACAATCCAATCGGAGACAAGCACGGCCACCAGTAGCGTACGCCTCAGCTGCCCCTTTTCCATTTTTGCCTGCTCCTTCATATAATGTCCCTTGA
- the LOC112775959 gene encoding uncharacterized protein, which yields MPKKMGVNTKAEVARARKSAVESERKERETRAKEEEYWRDAEGPKSRAAKKKEEEADKRAEAAARKAEARRLAEQEEKELEKSMKKPDKKANRVSIPVPKVTEADLRKRREEEQAELAKKAEDAKKRQSRTAAEEEYERLVLVSNTNRDDSVIEARSVDDAIAQMSIADTSLPPDRHPERRLKASFKAFEEAELPKLKEEKPGLTHTQYKDLIWKLWKKSPDNPLNQIAE from the exons ATGCCGAAGAAGATGGGAGTGAACACGAAGGCGGAGGTGGCCAGGGCTCGGAAGAGTGCCGTCGAATCGGAGCGAAAGGAACGAGAGACTCGGGCGAAGGAGGAGGAATACTGGCGCGACGCGGAGGGTCCGAAGTCGCGGGCggcgaagaagaaggaggaagaggcgGATAAGAGAGCGGAGGCAGCTGCACGGAAAGCGGAGGCGCGTCGGCTGGCGGAGCAAGAAGAGAAGGAGCTGGAGAAGTCGATGAAGAAACCGGATAAGAAGGCGAACCGCGTGTCCATCCCGGTGCCTAAGGTGACGGAGGCGGATCTGAGAAAGCGGCGGGAGGAGGAGCAGGCGGAGCTTGCGAAGAAGGCAGAAGATGCGAAGAAGCGGCAAAGCCGGACTGCGGCGGAGGAAGAGTACGAGCGGCTGGTGCTGGTTTCCAACACGAATCGCGACGATTCCGTGATCGAAGCTCGATCTGTGGATGATGCAATCGCTCAGATGAGCATCGCTGACACCTCCTTGCCACCTGATAGGCATCCCGAGAGGCGCCTCAAGGCCTCCTTCAAG GCCTTTGAGGAAGCTGAGCTCCCCAAATTGAAGGAAGAGAAACCTGGCCTCACTCACACTCAATACAAAGACCTCATCTGGAAGCTCTGGAAGAAATCTCCTGACAATCCTCTTAATCAA ATTGCAGAATGA
- the LOC112779109 gene encoding uncharacterized protein, whose amino-acid sequence MSSHQQNPPADSKSLQQEMGSEKTNAEADVKPFSIRQYALAWRHRSIFHSWPFPERYLHMCLSRGIDIRDVLPPLFSPQTCEDESLKGCSSKNLIHSHGNNGDDSKDGFEFCKTNSNIKNNDYGTSFHDDEEGNNDNQYNNCIVPVPDNVAEDDEVLDIQPISSSIHVHKTSPRPTMASLLSNKGVKDKRRRRRGRCKKRSMADILADARHCTVEEIYRMNKFYYAAAIEGSHQQQLQMGPYSENDEVKGCHEGKDGSEDDYEHQLGLTGKGTLLLKFKLNACNNNVNRNCVT is encoded by the exons ATGTCGTCCCACCAACAAAATCCACCTGCGGATTCGAAATCTCTGCAACAAGAAATGGGTTCTGAGAAAACGAACGCAGAAGCAGATGTTAAACCCTTCTCTATAAG ACAATATGCTCTTGCTTGGCGTCATAGAAGCATCTTCCATAGCTGGCCATTTCCTGAGAGGTACTTGCACATGTGTTTAAGCCGCGGCATCGATATCAGGGATGTGTTGCCACCATTGTTTTCACCACAAACTTGTGAAGATGAATCACTCAAAGGTTGTTCTTCAAAGAACTTGATCCACTCCCATGGTAATAATGGTGATGATAGCAAAGATGGTTTTGAGTTTTGCAAAACAAATAGCAATATCAAGAATAATGACTATGGCACCTCATTTCATGATGATGAAGAGGGAAATAATGATAATCAATACAATAATTGCATTGTTCCTGTCCCTGATAATGTAGCAGAAGATGATGAAGTACTTGATATCCAACCAATAAGTTCATCAATTCATGTTCATAAAACTAGTCCAAGACCAACAATGGCATCATTATTGTCTAATAAAGGAGTGAAAGATAAACGCAGAAGGCGTAGAGGGAGATGCAAGAAACGATCAATGGCGGATATTTTAGCTGATGCAAGGCATTGTACAGTAGAGGAGATCTATAGGATGAACAAGTTTTATTATGCTGCTGCCATTGAAGGATCTCATCAGCAGCAGCTGCAAATGGGGCCTTATTCTGAAAATGATGAGGTAAAGGGTTGTCATGAGGGTAAAGATGGAAGTGAAGATGATTATGAACATCAACTTGGTTTGACTGGAAAGGGGACATTGCTTCTTAAGTTCAAGCTCAATGCATGTAATAATAATGTAAATCGGAATTGTGTAACATGA
- the LOC112775808 gene encoding deaminated glutathione amidase, chloroplastic/cytosolic, which translates to MPVNVIGRIYTRLLLPRFCVSSESTMPSNSVRVAAAQMTSINDLAANFATCSRLVKEAASAGAKLLCFPEAFSYVAAKDGDSVSIAEPLNGPLMNKYCSLARESSIWLSLGGFQEKGSDDEHLCNTHVVVDDTGEIRSSYRKIHLFDVDVPGGRVYKESRFTEAGKDVVAVDSPIGRLGLTVCYDLRFPEIYQLLRFQHGAQVLLVPSAFTKVTGEAHWEILLRARAIENQCYVIAAAQAGKHNEKRESYGDTLIIDPWGTVVGRLPDRLSTGIVVADIDLSLVDSVREKMPIAKQRKPIDFWKAASL; encoded by the exons ATGCCGGTGAATGTGATTGGTAGAATCTACACTCGCCTTCTTCTTCCACGCTTCTGTGTGTCCAGCGAGTCAACCATGCCGTCCAACTCAGTCCGAGTCGCAGCCGCTCAGATGACTTCCATCAACGACCTCGCTGCCAATTTCGCCACTTGCTCACGTCTTGTCAAA GAAGCAGCATCAGCTGGAGCAAAATTGCTTTGCTTTCCTGAAGCTTTCTCTTATGTTGCTGCCAAGGATGGAGATAGTGTTAGCATTGCTGAACCTTTAAATGGCCCACTCATGAACAAATATTGCTCTTTGGCAAG AGAATCCAGCATTTGGTTGTCACTTGGAGGCTTTCAAGAAAAAGGATCTGATGATGAACACTTGTGTAATACTCACGTCGTGGTGGACGATACCGGGGAAATTAGAAGTTCTTATAGAAAGATACACCT GTTTGATGTAGATGTTCCTGGTGGAAGGGTATATAAAGAAAGTAGATTTACAGAAGCAG GCAAAGATGTTGTTGCAGTAGACAGTCCTATTGGGCGATTGGGCCTCACTGTTTGCTATGATTTGAGATTTCCAGAGATTTACCAGTTGTTACGTTTCCAACATGGAGCACAG GTATTACTGGTTCCTTCAGCGTTCACTAAAGTGACTGGTGAAGCACATTGGGAGATTCTTCTTCGTGCTCGTGCAATTGAGAATCAATGCTAT GTCATAGCTGCTGCACAAGCTGGTAAACACAATGAGAAAAGAGAGAGTTATGGTGATACATTGATTATCGATCCCTGGGGAACTGTTGTTGGCCGATTACCAG ATCGATTGTCCACTGGCATTGTGGTAGCTGATATTGATTTATCATTGGTTGATTCTGTAAGGGAGAAGATGCCAATTGCTAAG CAAAGGAAGCCAATTGACTTCTGGAAAGCTGCATCATTATAG
- the LOC112775806 gene encoding uncharacterized protein, whose translation MKKLLFFKSSASSGGGNNVATPKSTNKQTLWENSSDNGMNSQAHGKAENYSQGPKGLFSKSRKQVSDTHSSCSGPALRRSRSFSSAAYHLKDPSRSPSSSIASDPYHQFEHSSRCQALNSEKQKRDKPAQFAVSSNHNSNGYERPGSHSSSRSHHDLSGNSSTCSSNVSTKVVDRYIDGEQQLEDSRPRSNSHSYNSGHGNYGVMLPPKIQLTAPNSPTDGSKDKPRAHSFREAKVSRPRLSSRDWMENGFGHESPRSIAKNVIERLSQSRDLSKARSKDLDLDNPITIEDIYARSVNGHYDSDLDDTPPKSYLLDEPFRMTNGYHGMNGISEGISCDEVDADADSDPELMRRSREAEERVIHLSKTLERENFFPDGGYDVTTLIQTIRNLAEEKISLALEVSTQLRSRISDRASAKEELRRVKTEQEFRTQRLEKEKNEMQSALEKELDRRSSDWSFKLEKFQLEEQRLRERVRELAEQNVSLQREVSSFGEREMESKRVMAYTDQQLKGLTEKTEKMKEEIVDLQQNLLELQEKYKIAEENRDCIRRNFEEKDKECKELQKSLTRLLRTCGDQEKTIAGLQEGFNLELETNKSKEGIDKHIAKMQMEQMRLAGVELALRRELESYKVEADSLRHENIILLNRLKADGKECFVATYKLDKELWARVCCLQNQGLTMLNESTSLCSNMMEFIKGKGSHLRQNIQLDREVIGNGLDAQFILESETKIQGLKSGTDRLTRSLQTMSSLMNEKSNPLTSKFQSECIDADKSTQLNDQSSEDILRTELKAECLVTSLLREKMYSKELQVEQMQAELATAVRGNDILRSEVQNAMDNLSSVTHKLKDLELQMMKKDESINHLQSDLQEAMRELTITRGMLPQVSEDRDRCWEKVKQCSEQNMLLMSEVNVLKNKIETLEEDILVKEGQITILKDSLGKKPFDLLSTDSMHEFLIR comes from the exons ATGAAGAAACtattatttttcaaatcctcTGCATCCAGCGGTGGAGGCAACAATGTAGCTACTCCAAAATCAACAAACAAGCAGACATTATGGGAGAATTCATCAGATAATGGAATGAATAGTCAGGCTCATGGAAAAGCTGAAAATTATTCCCAGGGCCCCAAGGGATTGTTCTCCAAATCTCGAAAGCAAGTTTCTGATACTCATAGTTCTTGTTCTGGTCCAGCTCTTAGAAGGAGCAGGTCATTTTCGTCCGCCGCCTACCACTTGAAAGATCCAAGTAGATCTCCTTCTAGTAGCATTGCTAGTGATCCGTATCATCAGTTTGAGCATTCGTCTCG TTGTCAGGCTCTTAACTCTGAGAAGCAAAAGAGGGATAAGCCAGCACAATTTGCAGTATCTTCTAACCACAATTCCAATGGATACGAGAGACCTGGGTCCCATAGTTCTTCACGATCCCATCATGATTTATCTGGGAACTCTTCGACTTGCTCTAGCAATGTTTCAACTAAGGTTGTAGACCGTTATATTGATGGGGAGCAGCAACTGGAGGACAGTAGACCCAGGAGCAATTCACATAGTTATAATTCTGGGCATGGAAATTATGGTGTGATGCTGCCTCCGAAAATTCAGCTCACAGCACCTAATTCACCAACAGATGGATCCAAAGATAAACCAAGGGCTCACTCATTCAGAGAAGCCAAAGTTAGTCGTCCTCGCCTCTCATCTCGAGATTGGATGGAAAATGGGTTTGGACATGAATCACCAAGGAGTATTGCAAAAAATGTCATTGAGAGACTTTCTCAGTCTCGTGATCTCTCTAAAGCTAGGTCAAAGGATTTGGATCTTGACAATCCAATCACAATCGAAGATATCTATGCAAGATCAGTGAATGGGCACTATGACTCTGATTTGGATGACACCCCACCAAAAAGTTATTTGTTGGATGAACCATTCAGGATGACAAATGGTTATCATGGCATGAATGGCATTTCTGAGGGTATAAGCTGTGATGAAGTTGATGCTGATGCTGATTCTGATCCAGAACTAATGAGAAGGTCAAGGGAAGCTGAGGAGAGAGTTATTCATCTTTCTAAGACGTTAGAACGAGAAAACTTTTTCCCTGATGGTGGTTATGATGTGACAACACTGATTCAGACAATCAGAAACCTGGCAGAGGAGAAAATAAGCTTGGCTCTAGAAGTTTCGACCCAACTAAGGTCTCGAATCTCTGACAGAGCATCTGCTAAGGAAGAACTTAGACGTGTAAAGACAGAACAGGAGTTTCGAACTCAACGACTTGAGAAAGAGAAGAACGAGATGCAGTCTGCATTGGAAAAGGAACTGGACAGGAGGTCAAGTGACTGGTCGTTCAAGCTTGAGAAGTTCCAGTTAGAAGAACAAAGGCTCCGTGAACGTGTTAGAGAGCTTGCAGAGCAGAATGTATCACTTCAAAGGGAAGTCTCCTCTTTTGGTGAGAGGGAGATGGAGAGCAAACGTGTGATGGCATACACTGATCAACAGCTCAAGGGATTGACTGAAAAGACAGAGAAAATGAAAGAGGAGATTGTTGATTTGCAGCAAAATCTCTTAGAACTACAAGAGAAATATAAGATAGCAGAAGAAAATCGGGACTGTATTCGAAGAAATTTTGAAGAGAAGGATAAGGAGTGCAAAGAGTTACAAAAGTCCTTAACGAGATTATTAAGGACTTGCGGTGACCAAGAGAAGACAATTGCAGGATTACAAGAGGGCTTTAATCTGGAACTTGAGACAAACAAATCTAAGGAGGGCATTGATAAGCACATTGCCAAAATGCAAATGGAGCAGATGAGGTTAGCCGGAGTAGAATTGGCCTTGAGAAGGGAACTAGAATCCTACAAGGTTGAAGCAGATTCTCTTCGCCATGAGAATATAATTCTGTTAAACAGATTGAAAGCTGATGGTAAAGAATGTTTTGTCGCAACTTATAAATTAGACAAAGAATTGTGGGCCCGCGTCTGCTGCCTTCAGAATCAAGGCCTAACAATGCTGAATGAAAGCACATCTCTGTGTTCTAACATGATGGAATTCATTAAAGGGAAAGGAAGTCATCTTCGTCAAAATATCCAACTGGATAGAGAAGTCATTGGAAACGGTTTAGATGCACAATTTATTCTTGAATCTGAAACAAAAATTCAGGGACTTAAAAGTGGTACTGATCGCTTAACTAGGAGTTTGCAGACGATGTCTTCTTTGATGAACGAAAAGTCAAATCCATTGACTTCTAAATTTCAGTCAGAATGTATAGATGCTGATAAATCAACTCAACTGAACGATCAATCATCTGAG GATATACTAAGAACTGAGCTTAAAGCAGAATGTTTGGTAACAAGTTTATTACGAGAAAAGATGTACTCTAAAGAGCTCCAAGTTGAGCAGATGCAAGCTGAACTGGCTACAGCAGTAAGAGGAAATGACATACTTAGATCTGAAGTGCAGAATGCTATGGACAACCTTTCAAGTGTAACACATAAGTTGAAGGACCTTGAACTTCAG ATGATGAAGAAAGATGAGAGTATAAACCACCTTCAAAGTGATCTTCAAGAGGCTATGAGGGAGTTAACAATAACGAGGGGAATGTTGCCCCAAGTGTCAGAGGACAGAGATCGTTGTTGGGAAAAAGTGAAACAGTGTAGTGAGCAGAATATGCTGTTGATGTCAGAGGTCAATGTATTGAAGAACAAGATAGAGACACTTGAAGAAGATATACTTGTCAAAGAAGGTCAAATAACAATCTTGAAGGATTCCCTTGGCAAAAAACCCTTTGATCTCCTTAGTACTGATtccatgcatgagtttttgatTAGATGA
- the LOC140182423 gene encoding protein MAIN-LIKE 1-like, whose amino-acid sequence MSFGEFTITLQAYQLGLSVDGLPVSGCLTDFEKLIEDDRPAWEWFEELFGELPPPNKVKQFTVHFTWFHERFKVLPQDATEDTVRIYARAYIMMLLSTQLFGDKSGNRVHIWWLPFVARLDEMGSYSWASAALAWLYRCMCRVANKNVTNLAGPLQYYSH is encoded by the coding sequence ATGTCATTCGGGGAGTTCACCATCACGCTGCAGGCATACCAGCTGGGGTTATCCGTGGATGGTTTACCTGTATCCGGGTGCCTTACAGATTTCGAGAAGCTGATAGAGGATGACAGACCTGCTTGGGAGTGGTTTGAGGAACTCTTTGGCGAGCTTCCCCCGCCGAATAAGGTGAAACAGTTTACGGTCCACTTCACCTGGTTCCATGAGAGATTCAAGGTGCTGCCGCAGGATGCGACTGAGGATACTGTACGGATATATGCACGAGCATATATTATGATGCTGCTATCCACTCAGTTGTTCGGTGATAAGAGTGGAAATCGGGTTCATATTTGGTGGTTGCCCTTTGTGGCGAGACTTGATGAGATGGGCAGTTACAGTTGGGCTTCGGCAGCACTAGCTTGGCTATATCGATGTATGTGTCGTGTTGCCAACAAAAATGTGACAAACTTGGCCGGCCCGCTCCAGTACTACAGTCATTGA